A region of Coccinella septempunctata chromosome 5, icCocSept1.1, whole genome shotgun sequence DNA encodes the following proteins:
- the LOC123313608 gene encoding protein transport protein Sec61 subunit alpha: MGIKFLEVIKPFCSILPEIAKPERKIQFREKVLWTAITLFIFLVCCQIPLFGIMSSDSADPFYWIRVILASNRGTLMELGISPIVTSGLIMQLLAGAKIIEVGDTPKDRALFNGAQKLFGMVITVGQAIVYVMTGMYGDPAEIGAGVCLLIIIQLFVAGLIVLLLDELLQKGYGLGSGISLFIATNICETIIWKAFSPATVNTGRGTEFEGAVIALFHLLSTRQDKIRGLREAFYRQNLPNLMNLLATVLVFAIVIYFQGFRVDLPIKSAKYRGQYSSYPIKLFYTSNIPIILQSALVSNLYVISQMLAVKFQGNFLINLLGVWADVGGGGPARSYPIGGLCYYLSPPESVGHILEDPVHALLYIIFMLGSCAFFSKTWIEVSGSSAKDVAKQLKEQQMVMRGHRDNSMIHELNRYIPTAAAFGGLCIGALSVLADFLGAIGSGTGILLAVTIIYQYFEIFVKEQSETGGMGTLLF; this comes from the exons ATGGGGA TTAAATTCTTGGAAGTTATCAAGCCTTTTTGCAGTATATTACCAGAAATAGCGAAACCAGAAAGGAAG ATCCAATTCAGGGAAAAAGTATTATGGACAGCTATAACTCTATTTATTTTCTTAGTATGCTGCCAG ATTCCCCTATTTGGAATCATGAGTTCAGATTCAGCCGATCCATTCTACTGGATCCGTGTTATCCTTGCTTCCAACAGAGGAACACTCATGGAGTTAGGTATATCCCCAATTGTAACATCTGGATTGATTATGCAACTACTTGCTGGAGCTAAAATCATCGAGGTCGGTGACACTCCAAAAGACAGAGCACTTTTCAATGGAGCCCAGAAAT tatttgGTATGGTTATAACTGTGGGTCAGGCTATAGTTTACGTCATGACAGGAATGTATGGTGATCCTGCTGAAATTGGAGCCGGAGTGTGTCTCTTAATCATAATCCAATTGTTCGTTGCTGGTCTGATCGTACTTTTGCTGGATGAATTGCTACAGAAAGGTTATGGGCTCGGTTCCGGAATTTCTCTTTTCATCGCTACGAATATTTGTGAAACCATCATCTGGAAGGCATTCTCCCCTGCCACAGTCAACACCGGAAGAGGTACAGAATTCGAAGGAGCTGTGATTGCCTTGTTCCATCTCCTCAGCACTCGTCAAGACAAAATCAGGGGTCTTCGCGAAGCTTTCTACCGCCAAAACCTGCCCAACTTGATGAACTTGCTGGCTACTGTTCTCGTTTTTGCTATAGTCATATACTTCCAG GGCTTCCGTGTAGATTTACCAATCAAAAGCGCCAAGTACAGAGGCCAGTATTCAAGCTATCCAATCAAACTCTTCTACACATCAAATATCCCGATCATTCTTCAATCTGCGCTCGTGTCAAATTTGTATGTCATCTCGCAAATGTTGGCAGTCAAATTTCAAGGAAACTTCTTGATTAATTTACTAGGTGTCTGGGCTGATGTTGGAGGTGGCGGCCCAGCTAGATCCTACCCTATTGGTG gttTGTGCTACTACCTCTCACCACCCGAAAGTGTAGGCCACATATTGGAAGACCCGGTGCACGCTCTCTTGTACATTATTTTCATGTTGGGCTCATGCGCCTTCTTCTCCAAAACATGGATCGAAGTTTCTGGAAGTTCCGCCAAAGATGTTGCTAAACAGTTGAAGGAACAACAGATGGTTATGAGAGGTCACAGGGACAACTCCATGATTCACGAGCTGAACAG ATACATTCCTACTGCGGCTGCTTTTGGTGGTCTTTGCATAGGAGCCCTGTCAGTGTTAGCAGATTTCCTAGGAGCGATCGGCTCTGGTACCGGTATCTTGTTGGCCGTTACAATCATCTaccaatatttcgaaatattcgtCAAAGAACAAAGTGAGACTGGCGGCATGGGTACATTGCTGTTCTAA
- the LOC123313607 gene encoding glycine dehydrogenase (decarboxylating), mitochondrial, translating into MYSRVFLKVNRPFKSHLSTVLSARNLSVTNVLKIDENLLPKKDEFTNRHIGPRDRDIITMLDSLGFKSLDELTNRAVPEKIRLNEPLDIDEPLGEYELIKKITEIAQKNQIWRSYIGMGYHNCCVPHALMRNIFENPGWTTSYTPYQPEIAQGRLESFLNYQTMVSELTGLDVSNASLLDEGTAAAEALSLCYRYNKRKKFLLSDKLHPQTISVIETRSKSLGLAIEVGNVFDFDFTNHDVAGVLFQYPDTEGNVLDFSKVVEDAHANGTLVCCAADLLSLTLLHPPSDFGVDIAIGTSQRLGVPLGYGGPHAGFFACNQSLVRLMPGRMVGVTRDAAGRDGYRLALQTREQHIRRDKATSNICTAQALLATMSAMFAVYHGPQGLKDIASRVHNLTLVLNYGLQEDGNQQANKMFFDTIRVYPRIGVEEVKRRADEKKINLRYFDDEASVGVSLDETVTVKDVDDLFYVFGSSHTVEELTGKIANPRMKEASINNSPFKRTSPFLTHPVFNSHHSENRIVRYMKILENKDVSLVHSMIPLGSCTMKLNATTEMMPCSFKHFTDIHPFVPADQARGYKQLFEELEKDLCAITGFDNISFQPNSGAQGEYAGLRAIQCYQEAIGDSQKDICLIPVSAHGTNPASAQMAGMKVEAVRVKQDGSIDMDDLKSKAEKFSGRLSCLMITYPSTFGVYEETIADVCDIIHKNGGQVYMDGANMNAQVGLCRPGDYGCDVSHLNLHKTFCIPHGGGGPGMGPIGVKSHLAPFLPGHPVINPHGESGNTNGGAVSAGPYGSAAILPISWAYIKMMGARGLRKATQVAILNANYMSKVLEPYYITLFKSPSTNLCAHEFILDIREFKKTAHIEAHDIAKRLMDYGFHAPTMSWPVAGTLMIEPTESEDKQELDRFCDAMISIRQEIREIEEGRMDIRVNPLKMAPHTQEQVISSTWERPYTREQAAFPAPFVKPEVKVWPTVARIDDIYGDKHLVCTCPPILDEYSY; encoded by the exons ATGTATAGTCGCGTTTTTTTAAAAGTGAACAGGCCATTCAAATCTCATTTGAGTACAGTGTTGAGTGCCAGAAATTTAAGCGTTACTAATGTGttgaaaattgatgaaaacCTACTTCCTAAAAAGGATGAATTTACTAATAGACACATTGGACCCAGGGATAGGGATATTATAACTATGTTAGACAGCTTAGGCTTCAAA AGTCTTGATGAATTAACTAACAGAGCTGTCCCAGAGAAAATAAGGCTGAATGAACCTCTTGATATTGATGAACCTTTAG GAGAATATGAGTTGATTaagaaaataacagaaattgCTCAGAAAAATCAGATATGGAGGTCTTATATAGGAATGGGATACCACAACTGCTGTGTTCCACACGCGCTGATGAGGAATATCTTCGAAAATCCAGGCTGGACCACATCTTATACCCCGTACCAACCAGAG ATCGCACAAGGTCGATTGGAAAGTTTCCTGAACTACCAGACCATGGTTTCTGAACTAACAGGATTGGACGTATCCAATGCCTCCCTACTAGATGAAGGAACAGCAGCTGCTGAGGCACTTTCCCTATGCTACAGGTACAACAAGAGGAAGAAGTTTCTCCTTTCAGATAAACTGCACCCACAAACAATCTCTGTGATAGAAACAAGATCCAAATCTTTGGGCTTGGCTATAGAAGTTGGAAATGTGTTCGATTTCGATTTCACTAACCACGATGTTGCTGGTGTTCTTTTCCAATACCCTGACACCGAAGGAAATGTATTGGATTTCTCAAAAGTGGTGGAGGATGCGCATGCAAATG GAACTTTGGTTTGTTGCGCTGCTGATCTCTTAAGTCTAACTCTCTTGCATCCACCTAGTGATTTTGGAGTGGATATAGCAATAGGTACTTCGCAGAGACTTGGGGTTCCTCTAGGTTATGGTGGTCCTCATGCGGGGTTTTTCGCATGCAACCAGTCTTTAGTCAGACTCATGCCGGGAAGAATGGTTGGAGTAACAAGAGACGCTGCAGGTCGAGACGGTTACAGATTGGCCTTGCAGACAAGGGAACAACATATCCGTCGAGATAAAGCCACAAGTAATATTTGTACAGCCCAAGCTTTACTCGCCACCATGTCTGCGATGTTTGCAGTGTACCACGGACCTCAAGGTTTGAAAGATATCGCGAGTAGAGTGCACAATTTAACCTTG GTTCTTAATTATGGATTGCAAGAAGATGGAAATCAACAGGCCAATAAAATGTTCTTTGACACAATCAGGGTTTATCCGAGGATAGGCGTAGAAGAAGTTAAAAGACGAgcagatgagaaaaaaattaatttgagaTATTTCGATGATGAAGCTTCCGTCGGAGTATCTTTAGATGAAACGGTTACTGTGAAAGACGTAGACGACCTATTTTATGTATTTGGTAGTAGTCACACTGTAGAGGAATTAACTGGGAAGAT agCGAATCCTCGTATGAAAGAAGCGTCTATCAATAACAGTCCTTTCAAGAGGACATCACCCTTTCTAACACATCCAGTTTTCAATTCTCACCATTCTGAAAATCGAATCGTTCGTTACATGAAGATATTGGAGAACAAGGACGTGTCTCTTGTTCATTCTATGATACCTCTAGGGTCTTGCACGATGAAGCTCAACGCTACCACAGAAATGATGCCCTGTTCCTTCAAACATTTCACTGATATCCACCCTTTTGTTCCCGCTGATCAAGCTCGAGGGTACAAACAGCTTTTTGAAGAGTTGGAGAAGGATTTGTGTGCCATAACGGGCTTCGATAACATAAGTTTCCAACCGAACAGTGGCGCGCAAGGAGAATATGCAGGTTTGAGAGCAATCCAGTGTTACCAAGAGGCCATAGGAGATAGCCAGAAAGATATATGTTTGATACCAGTGAGTGCCCATGGGACTAACCCAGCCAGTGCCCAAATGGCCGGTATGAAG GTGGAAGCAGTGAGGGTAAAACAAGATGGCTCTATCGACATGGATGATTTGAAGAGTAAAGCCGAGAAATTCAGTGGGAGACTGTCGTGTTTGATGATAACTTATCCCTCCACCTTTGGAGTTTACGAGGAAACTATAGCAGATGTCTGTGATATTATACATAAGAATGGCGGACAGGTTTATATGGACGGTGCGAACATGAATGCACAGGTTGGACTCTGTAGACCTG GTGACTATGGCTGTGACGTATCCCATTTGAATCTCCACAAGACCTTTTGCATTCCTCACGGAGGTGGCGGACCTGGGATGGGTCCTATAGGCGTGAAATCCCACCTTGCTCCGTTTCTTCCAGGACATCCAGTCATAAATCCTCATGGTGAAAGTGGAAACACCAACGGAGGAGCTGTGAGCGCTGGACCTTATGGTTCTGCCGCTATTCTGCCAATATCTTGGGCCTACATAAAAATGATGGGAGCCAGAGGACTTAGGAAAGCTACCCAG GTTGCCATACTGAATGCCAACTACATGTCGAAAGTTCTGGAGCCTTACTACATAACCTTATTCAAGAGCCCTTCAACCAATTTGTGCGCCCATGAGTTCATTTTAGATATAAGGGAATTCAAGAAGACTGCTCACATCGAAGCACATGACATCGCCAAGAGACTGATGGATTATGGCTTTCACGCCCCTACCATGTCTTGGCCTGTCGCTG GAACCCTCATGATCGAACCTACCGAATCGGAGGATAAACAGGAGCTGGACAGATTCTGCGATGCGATGATAAGCATAAGACAGGAGATAAGGGAGATAGAAGAAGGCAGGATGGATATTCGTGTAAATCCGTTGAAAATGGCTCCTCATACGCAGGAACAAGTGATCAGTTCCACGTGGGAAAGGCCATATACGAGAGAACAGGCTGCTTTTCCAGCTCCTTTCGTTAAACCCGAGGTTAAGGTTTGGCCAACGGTGGCTAGAATAGACGATATTTACGGTGATAAGCATCTGGTCTGCACTTGCCCACCGATTCTGGATGAATATAGCTATTAG